The following are from one region of the Mycolicibacterium diernhoferi genome:
- a CDS encoding LLM class F420-dependent oxidoreductase: MELSGTGIWSSHLRYGDAQQAAEAAAELEELGYTALWIPDVGGPVLDSVENLLSATKSVTIATGILNLWMHDPADVAAAHARLSAAHGRRFLLGIGVSHAPLIDSKSPGTYRKPLAATAAFLDGLDNAEQPVAPEDRVLAALGPKMLRLAADRSRGVHPYLVTPEHTATAREVLGDGPLVLPEQTAVLTEDPETARPIARKWLQSYLALPNYANNLLRSGFSEDDVHSVSDRLVDAIVVWGDEDAILARVDEHKAAGADHVCVQILDSDLSALPLEQWRRLAPVLN, from the coding sequence GTGGAACTTTCGGGCACCGGAATCTGGAGTTCACACCTTCGGTACGGCGACGCGCAGCAAGCCGCCGAGGCCGCGGCCGAACTGGAGGAACTCGGCTACACGGCCCTCTGGATCCCCGATGTCGGTGGGCCGGTTCTCGATTCGGTGGAGAACCTGCTGAGCGCAACCAAGTCCGTCACGATCGCCACCGGCATCCTCAATCTCTGGATGCACGATCCTGCCGATGTCGCGGCTGCTCATGCCCGGTTGTCGGCGGCACATGGCCGGCGCTTTCTGCTCGGCATCGGCGTCAGCCATGCGCCGCTGATCGACTCCAAGTCCCCTGGCACGTACCGCAAGCCACTGGCTGCCACGGCGGCGTTCCTGGACGGCCTCGACAACGCCGAACAGCCGGTGGCTCCCGAGGACAGAGTGCTGGCCGCGTTGGGACCGAAGATGCTGCGGCTGGCCGCCGATCGTTCACGCGGCGTCCACCCGTACCTCGTCACACCCGAGCACACCGCCACCGCACGCGAGGTCCTCGGCGACGGGCCGCTGGTGTTGCCCGAGCAGACCGCCGTCCTCACCGAGGACCCGGAGACGGCACGCCCCATCGCGCGCAAGTGGCTGCAGAGCTACCTGGCACTGCCCAACTACGCGAACAACCTGCTGCGTTCCGGCTTCTCCGAGGATGACGTGCATTCGGTCAGCGACCGCCTGGTCGACGCGATCGTGGTGTGGGGTGACGAGGATGCGATCCTGGCGCGGGTCGACGAACACAAGGCTGCCGGCGCCGATCATGTGTGCGTGCAGATCCTCGACTCCGACCTGTCGGCGCTTCCGCTCGAGCAGTGGCGCCGGCTGGCTCCCGTGCTGAACTGA
- a CDS encoding LLM class flavin-dependent oxidoreductase, whose protein sequence is MADLDIGVYVPQMGFSYQDVLHRALRCEELGIGSLWLYDHLYGPGMPEIDSLEAWTLATALLSRTERLRVGHMVLCNQFRHPLLVAKMATTLDQISAGRLQLGIGSGSIEDEHRRAGLDWGTFATRSARLGESLEILTQAFGTGTVDFSGEHYTVQDMPIRPGAVQQPRPPIVVGGVGEKYTLPLVARYADVWNVPTYALGELAHKLSVLQSICADIGRDPASIVMSVEAVMALAPDERSLPDVRAFAEKRFGGPGFGLAEGGLIGTAPMIAERLRQWQDMGFGQVVLFTHDRASDQTLEGLAAGVIAEFAS, encoded by the coding sequence ATGGCTGACCTGGACATCGGTGTCTACGTCCCACAGATGGGTTTCTCCTATCAGGACGTGCTGCACCGCGCACTGCGCTGCGAGGAACTCGGCATCGGATCGCTGTGGCTATACGACCATCTCTACGGCCCGGGGATGCCCGAGATCGACTCGCTGGAGGCCTGGACGCTGGCCACCGCGCTGCTGAGCCGCACCGAACGGCTACGTGTCGGGCATATGGTGCTGTGCAACCAGTTTCGGCATCCGCTGCTGGTGGCGAAGATGGCGACCACGCTGGACCAGATCTCCGCGGGGCGGCTGCAGTTGGGTATCGGCAGCGGGTCCATCGAGGATGAGCACCGCCGTGCCGGACTGGACTGGGGGACGTTCGCGACCCGGTCCGCCCGGCTCGGCGAGTCGCTGGAGATCCTGACCCAGGCGTTCGGGACCGGCACCGTCGACTTCAGCGGCGAGCACTACACGGTGCAGGACATGCCGATCCGGCCCGGGGCCGTTCAGCAGCCGCGGCCGCCCATCGTCGTCGGTGGCGTCGGCGAGAAGTACACCCTGCCCTTGGTGGCCCGCTACGCCGACGTCTGGAATGTGCCCACCTACGCGCTGGGCGAATTGGCGCACAAACTGTCGGTGCTGCAATCCATCTGCGCCGATATCGGGCGCGACCCCGCGTCCATCGTGATGTCGGTCGAGGCGGTGATGGCGCTCGCCCCCGATGAGCGGTCACTGCCCGACGTCCGCGCATTCGCAGAGAAGCGTTTCGGCGGACCGGGTTTCGGGCTTGCCGAAGGCGGGTTGATCGGCACCGCCCCGATGATCGCCGAGCGCCTGCGACAGTGGCAGGACATGGGCTTCGGCCAGGTGGTGCTGTTCACCCATGACCGCGCCTCCGACCAGACCCTCGAAGGCCTGGCCGCCGGGGTCATCGCGGAGTTCGCGAGCTAA